In Gammaproteobacteria bacterium (ex Lamellibrachia satsuma), a single genomic region encodes these proteins:
- a CDS encoding pyruvate-flavodoxin oxidoreductase yields the protein MNLIFVLGGLLIAALMLASIVHRYQAHMAQKRMKIQRLLRGVDLVEDLLDRLSGCPFPAGTWQLMQKDMLARYQAIRGVDRRYEGIDRLIGEVGQTLASAEVASQSHNIQDKLHLQKVVDAFGELMGFLQEGGLLNRTPADVIRQHVDKLGMQRAKCIHRFHFVKAEQSFEEGNVHDALGHCNAIKEFLTEKGPNSDEVRALYDEAEAFRKRISEQEADN from the coding sequence ATGAACCTGATTTTCGTCCTTGGCGGATTACTGATCGCGGCCCTGATGCTGGCAAGCATAGTCCATCGTTATCAGGCGCATATGGCGCAGAAACGAATGAAGATCCAGCGCCTGCTGCGAGGTGTGGATCTTGTGGAGGATCTGCTGGACCGGCTTTCGGGATGTCCATTTCCAGCCGGGACGTGGCAACTTATGCAGAAGGATATGTTGGCGCGTTATCAGGCCATCAGAGGGGTGGATCGCCGTTACGAAGGGATCGACAGGCTGATTGGCGAGGTCGGGCAGACGCTGGCCTCGGCAGAAGTGGCATCGCAGAGCCACAATATCCAGGACAAACTGCACCTGCAGAAGGTGGTCGATGCATTTGGCGAGCTGATGGGGTTTCTGCAGGAGGGTGGTTTATTGAACCGGACACCGGCAGACGTGATTCGTCAACATGTAGATAAGTTGGGTATGCAGCGTGCGAAGTGCATCCACCGTTTCCACTTCGTCAAAGCCGAGCAATCATTTGAAGAGGGTAATGTCCACGACGCCCTGGGACATTGCAATGCCATCAAAGAGTTCCTGACAGAGAAGGGGCCGAACAGTGACGAGGTGAGGGCGCTTTACGATGAAGCTGAGGCGTTCAGGAAACGGATCAGCGAGCAGGAAGCTGACAACTAA
- a CDS encoding DUF4124 domain-containing protein produces MKKLSIPWLCLLLLLFSSATQADKIYKWYDDDGLIHYSQTLPHNANQVETSSGRISVVEQSWSAGMKKQAKKFMDDARVHRVWVDQNGKKVSGWY; encoded by the coding sequence ATGAAAAAGCTATCCATTCCCTGGCTCTGCCTCCTTCTTCTGTTATTTTCGTCCGCCACTCAGGCCGATAAGATATACAAATGGTACGACGACGACGGACTGATTCATTATTCACAGACCCTGCCGCACAATGCAAACCAGGTCGAAACCTCCAGTGGCCGGATCAGCGTGGTGGAACAGTCCTGGTCAGCAGGTATGAAAAAACAGGCCAAAAAATTTATGGACGATGCCCGTGTCCACCGGGTCTGGGTGGATCAAAACGGTAAAAAGGTTTCCGGCTGGTACTGA
- the yacG gene encoding DNA gyrase inhibitor YacG, which translates to MSDREPTFVPCPTCGKNVTWGKQSPWRPFCSERCRLIDLGEWFDEKHKIPSEETPFDEDLSEY; encoded by the coding sequence ATGAGTGACCGCGAACCCACTTTTGTCCCCTGCCCTACCTGCGGGAAAAACGTCACATGGGGAAAGCAATCACCCTGGCGGCCCTTCTGCAGTGAGCGCTGTCGCCTGATCGACCTTGGGGAGTGGTTCGACGAGAAGCATAAGATCCCTTCTGAAGAGACGCCATTCGACGAAGACCTTTCAGAGTATTAG
- a CDS encoding thioredoxin family protein, with the protein MNWPLLVILVLATFLLLIPLLTHLSARRSVGKNVAASINGTNIPSSRLVYFHSALCGPCRQMTPVIDEMAKNHENVIKYDARQAPETAAAYGIRATPTTVLVEDNVITEVLLGAKSQRQLEKLLQRIS; encoded by the coding sequence ATGAACTGGCCACTCCTGGTTATTCTCGTCCTGGCGACATTCCTGCTACTGATACCACTGCTTACCCACCTCTCCGCCCGTCGCAGCGTCGGAAAAAACGTGGCAGCATCAATCAACGGAACAAACATTCCTTCTTCGCGACTGGTCTATTTTCACAGCGCGCTTTGCGGTCCCTGCCGCCAAATGACACCGGTCATTGACGAAATGGCCAAAAATCATGAGAACGTCATCAAATATGATGCCAGGCAAGCGCCAGAGACGGCTGCCGCCTACGGCATCCGCGCCACGCCGACAACGGTTCTGGTAGAGGACAATGTTATTACAGAAGTCCTGCTGGGTGCCAAATCGCAGCGGCAACTTGAAAAACTACTACAGAGAATCAGCTAA
- a CDS encoding cytochrome C yields MFRNSASGNAAGKVSIVFVGIIFLAGVVFTGLFNVGLGFTNEMDFCTSCHSMKVNLEEYKETTHYKNASGVRATCSDCHVPKSFVPKMVAKVMAYKDVMHEILGTIDTKEKYESHRWDMANRVWDKMRSTNSRECRSCHDFSQMDLSEQDRSARKRHARAEDEGKTCIDCHKGIAHEEPDEPEEAAGEDNDKA; encoded by the coding sequence ATGTTTCGCAACAGTGCCAGCGGTAACGCTGCGGGCAAAGTATCCATTGTCTTCGTAGGCATCATCTTCCTCGCTGGCGTCGTGTTTACTGGCCTCTTCAATGTGGGCCTCGGATTCACAAACGAAATGGACTTTTGTACGAGCTGCCACTCCATGAAAGTGAACTTGGAAGAGTACAAAGAGACAACGCATTACAAAAATGCCTCAGGGGTTCGGGCCACCTGCTCAGATTGCCATGTTCCCAAGTCGTTCGTACCCAAGATGGTCGCAAAGGTAATGGCATATAAGGATGTCATGCATGAGATCCTCGGCACCATCGACACCAAAGAAAAATATGAGTCCCACCGCTGGGACATGGCGAACCGGGTTTGGGATAAGATGCGCAGTACAAACTCCCGCGAATGCCGGAGCTGCCACGACTTCAGCCAGATGGATCTGAGCGAACAGGATCGCAGTGCCCGTAAGCGTCACGCAAGAGCGGAAGACGAAGGCAAAACATGTATCGACTGCCACAAGGGTATCGCCCATGAGGAGCCGGATGAACCGGAAGAAGCCGCCGGGGAAGATAACGACAAGGCATGA
- a CDS encoding ankyrin repeat domain-containing protein: MKKNKLAAILLALLISTPALSGEKEMAKELRLAAIVGDTDAIIELLDKGVSVDTANKFGKTALMMAVENDNFETVVLLLNRGAQVNFRTVAGCTALTVAAENGHPALTAMLLERGANIHDRTRAGWDSMMIAARYGITDMVEQLLFKGADPHASDKHGRNALMMAARKGHTDTAEILLMHGANADAQDRNGSTALILAADRGNEETVERLLKFDASIDKEDRDGATALIWAVGQGHIAITKLLIDKGANINHADQDGITPLMEAVSSGSMDMTRLLLKQGADKTIRNSDGRTAADIAKKKRKKHIFNLLEGAG; encoded by the coding sequence ATGAAGAAAAACAAGCTTGCCGCAATACTGCTGGCGCTGCTCATCTCAACGCCAGCCCTCTCCGGTGAAAAGGAGATGGCGAAAGAGTTGAGACTGGCCGCCATTGTCGGTGACACAGACGCCATCATCGAACTTCTGGACAAAGGCGTATCGGTAGACACCGCCAACAAATTCGGTAAGACCGCGCTCATGATGGCGGTCGAAAACGATAATTTCGAAACTGTCGTCCTGCTGCTAAACAGGGGCGCTCAGGTCAACTTCCGCACCGTCGCAGGCTGCACTGCACTTACCGTTGCTGCCGAAAACGGGCACCCGGCACTTACCGCGATGTTGCTCGAACGCGGCGCAAACATACATGATCGTACCCGCGCCGGCTGGGACTCAATGATGATCGCCGCCCGTTACGGCATCACGGACATGGTGGAGCAGCTTCTCTTCAAGGGCGCCGATCCCCACGCATCGGACAAGCACGGCCGAAACGCGCTCATGATGGCGGCGAGAAAAGGGCATACGGATACTGCCGAAATACTGCTCATGCATGGCGCCAACGCCGATGCCCAGGACAGAAACGGCTCCACCGCCTTGATACTCGCGGCCGACCGCGGCAATGAAGAGACGGTAGAACGTCTGCTGAAATTCGACGCTTCCATCGACAAAGAGGATCGTGACGGCGCGACGGCATTGATCTGGGCAGTGGGACAGGGGCACATAGCAATCACAAAACTGCTGATTGACAAAGGCGCCAATATCAACCATGCTGATCAAGATGGCATTACGCCACTGATGGAGGCTGTGAGCAGTGGCTCCATGGATATGACACGGCTTCTGCTGAAGCAGGGCGCCGATAAAACAATTAGAAACAGCGACGGCCGCACAGCTGCAGACATTGCCAAAAAGAAAAGGAAAAAGCATATCTTCAATCTGCTCGAAGGAGCAGGCTGA
- a CDS encoding dihydroorotate dehydrogenase-like protein translates to MDLTTQYLGMQLKNPLVPSASPLSRSIDDARRLEDAGASALIMHSLFEEAVTAEEENMVRFLHHQDTGFGEADSFLPDHYDFSNSQDLYLENLQQLKSALGIPVIASLNGVTPGGWIEHAKEMQRAGADALELNVYYVAADIENNGQVVEKRYLDLLGELDQHIDIPINMKLSPAFSSLANMVKQLETAGARGVSLFNRFYQPDINIDNLRLVSSLHTSTSAETLLAMRWIAILHGRTSLSLGATGGVHTAEDVIKLLLAGADVVHFCSLLLEQGASAIGGILQGLEAWMDEKGFESIEDVRGRLSQISVADPSEFERANYVHILDSFRSSPGILS, encoded by the coding sequence ATGGATCTGACCACCCAATACCTCGGCATGCAGCTGAAGAATCCGCTGGTGCCCTCCGCCTCACCCCTCTCCCGCAGCATCGATGATGCGCGCCGCTTGGAGGATGCCGGTGCATCGGCACTCATCATGCACTCCCTGTTCGAGGAGGCGGTGACAGCTGAAGAAGAGAACATGGTGCGTTTTCTGCACCATCAGGATACGGGATTTGGCGAAGCGGACAGTTTTTTGCCCGATCATTACGATTTTTCGAACAGCCAGGATCTCTATCTAGAAAATCTCCAGCAGCTGAAATCTGCCCTGGGAATTCCGGTCATCGCCAGTCTCAACGGCGTAACACCCGGTGGTTGGATCGAACACGCCAAGGAGATGCAGCGGGCTGGGGCGGATGCGCTGGAACTCAATGTCTATTATGTGGCGGCGGATATCGAAAACAACGGTCAGGTGGTGGAAAAACGCTACCTGGATCTACTGGGTGAATTGGACCAACATATCGATATCCCGATAAATATGAAGCTCTCACCTGCCTTCAGCTCACTGGCCAATATGGTCAAACAGCTGGAAACGGCCGGCGCCCGTGGCGTGTCGCTCTTCAATCGCTTTTATCAGCCGGATATCAATATTGACAATCTGCGGCTGGTCTCAAGCCTGCACACATCCACTTCCGCCGAGACGCTGCTTGCCATGCGCTGGATCGCCATCCTGCATGGACGCACCTCCCTCTCTCTCGGTGCCACGGGGGGAGTACACACAGCGGAGGATGTCATCAAGCTGCTGCTTGCAGGCGCAGACGTGGTGCATTTCTGCAGTCTGCTGCTGGAACAGGGAGCTTCTGCAATCGGTGGCATTTTGCAGGGACTGGAAGCCTGGATGGATGAGAAGGGCTTTGAGTCGATCGAAGATGTGCGTGGCCGTCTCAGCCAGATCAGTGTGGCCGACCCATCAGAATTCGAGCGGGCGAATTATGTCCATATCCTCGACAGCTTTCGCTCCAGTCCTGGCATCTTGAGCTAG
- the zapD gene encoding cell division protein ZapD — protein sequence MTHLVIYEHPLNERIRTFLRLEHLFLQIDHFLPLKDVWSNRTTINGLLGTISIFSRSDLKTEILKELERHTTNLERIRRQPGVNMQALGQVLDDLEQAIHQVYRLDGQIGKKLRENEFLTAIMQRSSIPGGSCNFDLPQYHYWLNQPYEVRRNQMLEWLQELNPVREAIILLLNLIRTSNHPVREQAKEGFFQKSLETPSPAQMIRVGLPEGSSLFVEISGNKHRFSIRFLEAVDTGRPVTSKQNVDFMLTSCVL from the coding sequence GTGACCCATCTCGTCATCTATGAACATCCGCTCAATGAAAGGATTCGCACCTTTCTGCGTCTTGAGCACCTGTTTCTGCAGATTGACCATTTCCTCCCTCTCAAAGATGTCTGGAGCAACCGCACCACCATCAATGGCCTGCTGGGCACCATCAGCATCTTCAGCCGTTCCGATCTGAAGACCGAAATCCTCAAGGAACTTGAACGGCATACCACCAATCTGGAACGTATTCGCCGCCAGCCAGGGGTCAACATGCAGGCCCTCGGGCAAGTATTGGACGACCTGGAGCAGGCGATCCATCAGGTCTATCGGCTGGACGGTCAGATTGGCAAAAAGCTGCGCGAGAATGAGTTCCTCACCGCCATTATGCAACGCAGCAGCATTCCTGGCGGCAGCTGCAACTTCGACCTGCCGCAATACCACTACTGGTTAAATCAACCCTACGAAGTCCGCCGGAATCAGATGCTTGAGTGGCTCCAGGAACTCAACCCTGTGCGCGAGGCCATCATCTTGTTACTGAACCTGATCCGCACCAGCAACCACCCGGTCCGGGAACAGGCCAAAGAGGGCTTTTTCCAGAAGTCACTGGAGACACCGTCACCCGCGCAGATGATCCGCGTCGGTCTGCCGGAAGGCAGCTCCCTGTTCGTGGAGATCAGCGGCAATAAACATCGTTTCAGCATCCGTTTCCTGGAGGCAGTGGATACCGGGAGGCCCGTTACATCGAAGCAGAACGTGGATTTCATGCTCACGAGCTGTGTACTCTAA
- a CDS encoding cytochrome c4, which produces MAYTTIKKALIGALALSASSLAFAADKPLMMGASATMLSETCAGCHGTNGASVGPAIPSIGGLSSEYFVETMQGYKSGEIISTIMGRIAKGYTDEEFTAMAGFFGKKPFVAANQKFDASKAKNGAKLHDKYCEKCHADGGTAADDDSGVLAGQLVPYLKWTLADYRAGDRPISKKMKKKLNKMLKAKGDGSIDDLMHFYASQQ; this is translated from the coding sequence ATGGCGTACACAACTATTAAGAAGGCCCTGATCGGGGCACTGGCTCTCAGTGCATCTTCACTGGCTTTCGCCGCTGACAAACCCCTGATGATGGGCGCCAGCGCAACAATGCTGTCCGAAACCTGTGCCGGTTGCCATGGCACTAACGGCGCCAGCGTCGGTCCGGCTATCCCCAGCATCGGCGGTCTCTCCAGTGAATACTTTGTTGAGACTATGCAAGGCTACAAGAGTGGCGAGATCATATCTACCATCATGGGCCGCATTGCCAAGGGCTATACCGACGAAGAATTTACTGCAATGGCAGGTTTCTTCGGTAAAAAACCTTTTGTCGCAGCAAACCAGAAGTTTGATGCATCAAAGGCCAAGAATGGCGCCAAGCTGCACGACAAGTACTGTGAAAAGTGTCATGCAGATGGTGGCACTGCCGCTGATGACGATTCCGGTGTCCTCGCCGGCCAGCTCGTACCCTACCTGAAGTGGACCCTGGCTGACTATAGGGCGGGCGACCGTCCCATTTCCAAGAAGATGAAAAAGAAACTCAACAAGATGCTGAAGGCGAAAGGCGACGGCAGTATTGACGATCTGATGCACTTCTACGCAAGCCAGCAATAA
- a CDS encoding MBL fold metallo-hydrolase: MRALIIPVTDFQQNCTLLWCEKTQASAIVDPGGDIERIIDAVSVHQLKPQLILITHGHIDHAGGAATLARKLDIPIEGPQQDDRFWLEGMPNQAAMFGFSAVEAFEPDRWLKDGDHVSFGEVELEVLHCPGHTPGHVVFFHRESELALVGDVLFHGSIGRTDFPQSNHAALIHSIKEKLWPLGSAVRFIPGHGTESTFGEERRNNPFVAD, from the coding sequence ATGCGGGCATTGATCATCCCGGTTACCGACTTTCAGCAGAACTGTACGCTGCTGTGGTGTGAAAAGACCCAAGCCAGCGCCATTGTCGACCCTGGTGGAGATATCGAACGGATCATTGATGCTGTTTCTGTCCATCAACTGAAACCACAATTGATCCTCATCACCCACGGCCATATCGACCACGCCGGCGGCGCGGCGACACTGGCCAGAAAGCTGGATATACCTATCGAGGGCCCGCAGCAGGACGATCGCTTCTGGCTCGAAGGCATGCCCAATCAGGCTGCCATGTTTGGGTTTTCTGCTGTGGAAGCCTTCGAGCCGGATCGCTGGTTGAAGGATGGGGACCATGTAAGCTTCGGCGAGGTGGAGCTTGAGGTTCTTCATTGTCCTGGCCATACACCAGGGCATGTCGTTTTCTTCCACCGTGAGAGCGAACTGGCGCTGGTGGGGGATGTGCTATTCCACGGATCGATTGGCCGAACCGACTTTCCGCAAAGCAACCATGCAGCGCTGATCCATTCGATAAAGGAAAAACTCTGGCCCTTGGGAAGTGCAGTACGCTTCATCCCCGGCCATGGCACAGAATCAACCTTTGGTGAAGAGCGCCGAAACAATCCGTTTGTTGCGGATTAG
- the nifJ gene encoding pyruvate:ferredoxin (flavodoxin) oxidoreductase yields the protein MSDKMVTIDGNEAAAHIAHLTNEVIAIYPITPASPMGEWSDEWSTCGIKNIWGTVPDVVEMQSEGGAAGAIHGALQAGSLSTSFTASQGLLLMIPNMYKIAGELTPTVLHVSARSLAAQALSIFGDHADVMACRGTGYAMLCSASVQEVADFALISQAATLEGRIPFVHFFDGFRTSHELNKIARPSDDTVRGMIDDELVTGYRQRAMSPDHPVIRGTSQNPDVYFQGRESVNLFYERLPLIVQGWMERFAELTGRHYRLFEYIGAEEPERLIMLMGSGIGAAEETVEHLAARGEAVGLVKVRLFRPFDPEIMLQAIPQTVRKIAVLDRTKEPGSDGEPLYKDVLNAFAQAFSLGGRETLPRIIGGRYGLSSKEFTPAMVKGIFDELSQDSPKHPFTVGIFDDVSHSSLAWDPTFRPDATEGVTGCVFYGLGADGTVSANKNSIKIIGEQTDNFAQGYFQYDSKKSGAVTVSHLRFGPAPIRSTYLIGNNEANFVACHQPIFLDRYDMLDKAAQNGVFLLNSPAPPAQVWQTLPRRMQQQIIDKGLTFHVIDAYRIADETGMGRRINTIMQTCFFAIAGIIDQEKAIELIKQAVKKTYGRKGKRLLERNFQAIDAALAGLHQVEIPSAADSTFERKPPVPDFAPKFVQQVTAPIIAGRGDEIPVSLMPADGTWPPGTAAFEKRNIALQLPKWEDDICTHCGKCPLVCPHGAIRSKVFTEGELAAAPDSFLSANVKGGGFEKGLKISYQVAPDDCTGCGLCVDICPIRDKQNPKRKALNMTGDQAYHEQERANWDFFLGLPEYDRSKLKKTTLKGAMIMQPLFEFSGACVGCGETPYIKLATQLFGDRMLVANATGCSSIYGGNLPTTPYTTNPEGRGPTWSNSLFEDNAEFGLGMRVAIDKQADHARELLQTLRNEIGSELADALLEADQHEEAVIFEQRDRVKTLKKKLQKIDTTEARCLESIAETLVKKSVWLIGGDGWAYDIGYGGLDHVLSTGRNVNILLLDTEVYSNTGGQTSKATPLGAVAKFSAGGKATNKKDLALMAMAYENVYVAQVAYGAKDIQTLRTFLEAESYDGPSLIIAYSPCIAHGVDLSNNHRQQDLAVASGHWPLFRYDPRKTKKGENPLKMDSKAPSIPYRDFASTETRFSVLQRIDPTASERFLRTAQQQVKSRFTLYQQLASLAVANAEEKTEK from the coding sequence ATGTCAGACAAGATGGTCACTATCGACGGTAACGAGGCCGCCGCCCATATCGCCCATCTGACCAATGAAGTCATCGCCATCTACCCGATCACACCCGCATCACCGATGGGTGAATGGTCTGACGAATGGTCTACCTGCGGTATCAAAAACATCTGGGGCACAGTGCCGGATGTGGTGGAGATGCAGAGCGAGGGCGGTGCCGCCGGAGCCATTCACGGGGCGCTGCAAGCGGGGTCGCTCTCGACCTCGTTTACCGCCTCCCAGGGGCTGCTGTTGATGATCCCGAACATGTATAAGATCGCCGGTGAACTGACGCCTACCGTGCTACATGTCTCGGCGCGCTCGCTGGCAGCACAGGCGCTGTCGATCTTTGGTGACCATGCCGATGTCATGGCCTGCCGGGGCACAGGTTATGCCATGCTCTGCTCGGCGAGCGTACAGGAGGTGGCGGATTTTGCCCTCATCTCCCAGGCCGCCACGCTGGAGGGACGCATTCCCTTTGTCCACTTCTTTGACGGTTTCCGCACCTCCCACGAGCTCAACAAGATAGCACGGCCAAGCGATGATACGGTGCGCGGCATGATCGACGATGAGCTGGTCACAGGCTATCGCCAGCGCGCCATGTCACCCGACCATCCGGTGATACGCGGCACATCCCAAAACCCGGATGTCTACTTTCAGGGCCGCGAATCGGTCAACCTGTTCTATGAAAGACTGCCGTTGATAGTACAGGGGTGGATGGAACGTTTCGCCGAGCTCACCGGCCGCCACTACCGCCTGTTCGAATATATCGGCGCCGAAGAACCTGAACGGCTGATCATGCTGATGGGCTCCGGCATCGGCGCAGCGGAAGAGACCGTGGAGCATCTCGCCGCCAGGGGCGAAGCCGTCGGTTTGGTCAAGGTGCGCCTGTTCCGGCCTTTTGACCCTGAAATCATGCTGCAGGCGATTCCGCAAACCGTGCGGAAAATCGCGGTTCTCGACCGCACCAAAGAGCCGGGATCCGACGGCGAACCGCTCTACAAGGATGTATTGAATGCCTTCGCCCAGGCCTTCAGTCTTGGCGGGCGGGAGACCCTGCCCCGAATTATCGGCGGACGTTATGGTCTCTCTTCCAAAGAGTTCACCCCCGCAATGGTGAAAGGCATCTTCGACGAGCTGTCGCAGGATTCGCCCAAACACCCCTTCACCGTCGGCATTTTCGATGATGTAAGCCACAGCAGCCTGGCGTGGGATCCAACCTTCAGACCCGATGCGACAGAGGGCGTCACCGGCTGTGTTTTCTATGGGCTGGGCGCTGACGGCACTGTCTCCGCCAACAAAAATTCCATCAAGATCATCGGCGAGCAGACCGACAACTTTGCCCAGGGTTATTTTCAGTACGACTCCAAAAAATCCGGCGCGGTCACCGTCTCCCATCTGCGTTTCGGTCCGGCTCCCATCCGCTCCACCTATCTGATCGGCAACAATGAGGCGAACTTTGTCGCCTGCCACCAGCCGATCTTTCTCGACCGCTACGACATGCTCGACAAGGCGGCCCAAAACGGCGTGTTCCTGCTCAACTCCCCCGCGCCACCGGCCCAGGTCTGGCAGACTCTGCCCCGGCGAATGCAGCAGCAGATCATCGACAAGGGTCTCACCTTCCACGTCATCGATGCCTACAGGATCGCCGACGAAACCGGCATGGGGCGGCGCATCAACACAATCATGCAGACCTGCTTCTTCGCTATCGCCGGTATCATCGATCAGGAAAAGGCCATCGAGCTGATCAAACAAGCGGTGAAAAAGACCTATGGACGTAAAGGCAAACGGCTGCTGGAGCGTAATTTCCAGGCTATCGATGCGGCACTGGCCGGTCTGCATCAGGTAGAGATTCCCAGCGCTGCTGACAGCACCTTTGAAAGAAAACCACCCGTACCCGACTTCGCCCCTAAGTTCGTACAGCAGGTCACTGCCCCCATCATTGCGGGCAGAGGGGACGAGATTCCAGTCAGCCTGATGCCGGCAGACGGCACCTGGCCGCCGGGCACCGCCGCCTTCGAGAAACGCAATATCGCCCTGCAACTGCCGAAGTGGGAGGACGACATCTGCACCCACTGCGGCAAGTGTCCGCTGGTCTGCCCACATGGCGCTATCCGCTCCAAGGTCTTCACGGAAGGCGAGTTGGCCGCCGCGCCCGACAGTTTCCTCAGCGCCAACGTCAAGGGTGGCGGTTTTGAAAAAGGGCTGAAGATCAGTTATCAGGTTGCCCCGGACGACTGCACCGGCTGTGGTCTCTGTGTGGATATCTGTCCCATCCGCGACAAACAGAATCCCAAGCGCAAGGCGCTGAACATGACCGGCGACCAGGCCTACCACGAACAGGAGCGAGCCAACTGGGACTTCTTCCTTGGCCTGCCGGAATACGACCGCAGCAAACTGAAGAAGACCACCCTGAAGGGCGCGATGATCATGCAGCCCCTGTTCGAATTCTCCGGGGCATGCGTCGGCTGCGGTGAAACCCCCTATATAAAACTCGCCACCCAACTTTTCGGCGACCGTATGCTGGTCGCCAACGCCACCGGTTGCTCCTCGATCTATGGCGGCAATCTTCCCACCACCCCTTACACCACCAATCCTGAGGGACGTGGTCCAACCTGGTCCAACTCCCTGTTCGAGGACAACGCGGAGTTTGGTCTCGGCATGCGGGTCGCCATCGATAAACAGGCGGATCACGCAAGGGAGCTGTTGCAGACGCTGCGCAATGAGATCGGCAGTGAGCTGGCGGATGCACTTCTGGAAGCGGATCAACACGAAGAGGCGGTGATCTTCGAGCAGCGCGACCGAGTCAAGACGCTGAAGAAGAAGCTGCAGAAAATCGATACCACTGAGGCACGTTGCCTGGAGAGTATTGCCGAAACACTGGTCAAGAAGAGCGTCTGGCTCATCGGCGGCGACGGCTGGGCCTACGACATCGGTTACGGCGGCCTGGATCATGTGCTCTCGACCGGTCGCAACGTCAACATTCTGCTGCTCGATACCGAAGTCTACTCCAACACCGGCGGCCAGACCTCCAAGGCGACACCGCTGGGTGCTGTCGCCAAATTCTCTGCCGGCGGCAAGGCCACCAACAAGAAGGACTTGGCGCTGATGGCGATGGCCTACGAAAACGTCTATGTCGCCCAGGTCGCATACGGCGCCAAGGATATCCAGACCCTGCGCACCTTTCTGGAAGCGGAGTCCTACGACGGTCCCTCTTTGATCATCGCCTATTCACCCTGCATCGCCCACGGCGTCGACCTCTCAAATAACCATCGGCAACAGGATCTGGCGGTAGCCTCCGGCCACTGGCCACTGTTCCGCTACGACCCCAGAAAGACGAAAAAGGGGGAGAACCCGCTGAAGATGGACTCAAAAGCGCCATCCATACCCTATCGGGACTTTGCCTCCACCGAGACCCGATTCAGTGTGCTGCAGCGCATCGATCCAACGGCATCCGAACGGTTTCTGCGCACTGCACAGCAGCAGGTCAAATCCCGCTTTACACTCTATCAACAACTGGCCAGTTTGGCGGTGGCCAATGCGGAAGAGAAGACGGAGAAATAG
- a CDS encoding TlpA family protein disulfide reductase — MRRQLSATLLLLCTLLFQPVQAAGTSQLLQALPDLPKAGDFHLTDLDGTEHRLSSYRGRVVIVNFWATWCPPCREEMPSMQRAWELLEPEGVVMLAINIGEDEDTIFQFTANYPVEFPLLLDQDSATIQSWPVRGLPTTYVVDPQGRLAYRAIGGRAWDDPVLLDMVRALK, encoded by the coding sequence ATGCGGCGACAACTCTCCGCAACCCTGCTTTTGCTCTGCACCCTTCTCTTTCAACCGGTACAGGCCGCAGGCACATCGCAACTGCTACAGGCACTGCCGGACCTGCCCAAAGCCGGCGATTTCCACCTCACTGATCTGGACGGCACCGAGCATCGTCTCTCCAGTTATCGGGGCCGGGTGGTCATCGTGAACTTCTGGGCCACCTGGTGCCCACCCTGCCGGGAGGAGATGCCCTCCATGCAGCGCGCCTGGGAGCTTCTGGAACCGGAGGGGGTCGTCATGCTGGCTATCAACATCGGCGAAGATGAAGACACCATCTTCCAGTTCACCGCAAACTATCCGGTGGAGTTTCCTCTCCTGCTGGATCAGGACTCCGCAACCATCCAATCCTGGCCGGTCAGGGGCCTGCCCACAACCTACGTGGTCGACCCTCAGGGAAGACTGGCCTACCGGGCCATCGGCGGCCGGGCATGGGATGACCCGGTACTACTCGATATGGTGCGGGCGCTGAAATAA